The following nucleotide sequence is from Halorussus caseinilyticus.
GTCAGAATTTCTACCTTTCTTTGGATATAGAATCCTGCGCGCTCTCGGGTGTCTTGCCGTCTTTGCTGAACACGATTGTTATAATAGCTGATGATTCCAGTGACGATAGAACCTGCAAATGCGCCACCTGCCGCAGCGAGAGATGTAGGTAACATAACTACTCCGTAACCACGATTTTTCCGACCATCCCGCTCGGTTCGTGGGGGATACAGAAGTAGTGATACTCGCCCGGAATCTCGAACGTCACTTCGTAGGTCTGGCCCGCCTCGATGCGGCCCTCGAAGTCGCCCATCCACCCCTCGCGGGCGGACTCCTCCGATTCGAAGCCGCCGGAGGCGAAGTACTCGGCCTCGTCGGGAATCTGGTTCTCGTAGGCGGTCACGGTGTGGCGGCGGTTGCCCGTGTTCGCCCAGACGACGGTCTCGCCCGCGCTGACTTCGAGTTCCGCGGGCCGGAAGAACGCCGACCCCATCCCGATGTCGTGGTCGGTGTCGGCGCTCGCGTTCCCGTCTCGGAGGGCGCTACAGCCAGCGAGACTCAGCGACCCGACGCTCGCGGCCCCAGCGAGGAACGTTCGGCGGTCCATGTCCGACCCTCGGGACGCGAGCGATTTAGGTCATGCGGAACGCCGACGCCGCCGCATCACGGCGGCGTCGGCTACCCGTCCGAGTCCCGGAAAGTCCACCGGGTCGCGTCGTCTGGGTAGTCGCTCCACGCCAGCACCGCGTCGGGCCGAACCGCGAAGAACGGCGTGCCGTGGCGAATCCCGTACTTCCCGTCGTAGGCCGCGTCGATGCGCGCGACGCGCTCGGAGTCGGCGGTGTCGTCGATTCGCTCGGCCGTCCCCTCGATAACGACGACTTCCTCGCCGCTCTCGCGGTGGACCGTGACCGCGGGGTTCGCTCGGAGGTTCCGCACCCATCGCGTTCGCTCGCCGCCGCCGCAGTGAAAGTGGTCGTCCAGCCAGACGCCCCACACCGGGCGAGCGTGGGGTCGGCCGTCGGGTCGCGTGGTCGAGAGCCAGTAGGTCCGTTCGTCGGCCATCCGAGAAGCCACGAACTCCCACGACAGCAGGCCGTCGCGGTCGTCGGGGATGCCGTAACTCGCTTCGGTCTCGGGGCGGTCCCGTCGGACCTCGCTGGCGGACTCCTCGTCTCGGTGGGTCATCGGACCGGCTACGGCCCGAGAGAAGATAACCTGTCCGTCCCGCGAGAGTCCGCCGGATATAAAGACGTATCAACGGCCGTCGCACACCCGACACGTATGGAACCCCGGTTCGTCGGTCGGCTCGGCGTCGCCGACGCGGTGACGGTCGCCAACGCCGCAGTCGGCTTTCTCGCGGCCGCGGTTGCGACTATCGACTCGGGACTGGCGGCCCAGTTGGTGTTGCTCGCGGCCGTCGCCGACGGACTCGACGGCGTTCTCGCCCGGAAGATGGGGGGGACTCCCGCGGGCGAGTATCTGGACTCGCTGGCCGACGTTGCCTCGTTCGGGGTCGCGCCGGGCGTACTGGTGTTCGTCGTCGCGCGCCAGCGGTGGGGACTCGCCGACCTCTCGCCGATGGCAATCGCCACCTTCTGCGTGCCCGCGCTGTTCGTGGCGATGGCAGTCGTCCGGTTGGGACTCTACAACGCCTACGACGCGGGAAACGGCCACACCG
It contains:
- a CDS encoding pyridoxamine 5'-phosphate oxidase family protein, giving the protein MTHRDEESASEVRRDRPETEASYGIPDDRDGLLSWEFVASRMADERTYWLSTTRPDGRPHARPVWGVWLDDHFHCGGGERTRWVRNLRANPAVTVHRESGEEVVVIEGTAERIDDTADSERVARIDAAYDGKYGIRHGTPFFAVRPDAVLAWSDYPDDATRWTFRDSDG
- a CDS encoding protein sorting system archaetidylserine synthase (This PssA-like phosphatidyltransferase, along with a PssD-like decarboxylase, is required in Haloarchaea for the archaeosortase ArtA to replace the PGF-CTERM sorting signal with a C-terminal lipid anchor.); amino-acid sequence: MEPRFVGRLGVADAVTVANAAVGFLAAAVATIDSGLAAQLVLLAAVADGLDGVLARKMGGTPAGEYLDSLADVASFGVAPGVLVFVVARQRWGLADLSPMAIATFCVPALFVAMAVVRLGLYNAYDAGNGHTEGVPSTLAATILAATVLAGVDDAAVLLAAAAAFAYLMVARVTYPDLFARDAVAMGGVQALAILAPAAFGRVFPRVLLGAALAYLLLGPRYYWRDADCEFDGREVGAREMEGKRS
- a CDS encoding plastocyanin/azurin family copper-binding protein, with the protein product MDRRTFLAGAASVGSLSLAGCSALRDGNASADTDHDIGMGSAFFRPAELEVSAGETVVWANTGNRRHTVTAYENQIPDEAEYFASGGFESEESAREGWMGDFEGRIEAGQTYEVTFEIPGEYHYFCIPHEPSGMVGKIVVTE